From Hyalangium minutum, the proteins below share one genomic window:
- a CDS encoding aldo/keto reductase, with protein sequence MQKRRLGSSNLEVSAIGLGCMGMSHGYGQPADKQEMISLIRTAVARGVTFFDTAEVYGPFTNEELVGEALAPVRGQVVIATKFGFKIDSSGKQAGLDSRPEHIKQVAEASLKRLKTEVIDLFYQHRVDPDVPIEDVAGAVKELIQQGKVRHFGLSEAGAKTIRRAHAVQPVTALQSEYSLWTRVPEAEVLPTLEELGIGFVPFSPLGKGFLTGAMNEKTQFDKNDFRNILPRFTPEALKANQSFVELLGTIAQRKKATPAQIALAWLLAQKPWIVPIPGTTKLKRFEENIGAANVELTPGDLRELESGASKLTVQGARYPEHLERMTGR encoded by the coding sequence ATGCAAAAGCGCAGACTGGGGAGCAGCAATCTGGAGGTCTCGGCCATCGGGCTCGGCTGTATGGGCATGAGCCATGGCTACGGTCAGCCCGCGGACAAACAGGAGATGATCTCCCTGATTCGGACGGCCGTCGCTCGGGGCGTCACCTTCTTCGACACCGCTGAGGTCTACGGTCCGTTCACGAACGAAGAGCTCGTGGGCGAAGCCCTGGCTCCGGTCCGTGGGCAGGTGGTGATCGCCACCAAGTTCGGGTTCAAGATCGATTCCAGCGGCAAGCAAGCGGGGCTGGACAGCCGGCCCGAGCACATCAAGCAGGTGGCGGAGGCCTCCCTCAAGCGGCTCAAGACGGAGGTCATCGACTTGTTCTACCAGCACCGGGTGGATCCGGACGTGCCGATCGAGGACGTCGCGGGAGCGGTGAAGGAGCTGATCCAGCAAGGCAAGGTCAGGCACTTCGGCCTCTCGGAGGCTGGCGCCAAGACGATCCGCCGGGCCCATGCGGTCCAGCCCGTCACCGCCTTGCAGAGCGAGTACTCGCTGTGGACGCGAGTCCCTGAAGCGGAAGTGCTGCCGACCCTCGAGGAACTCGGCATCGGTTTCGTTCCGTTCAGCCCTCTGGGCAAGGGCTTCCTGACGGGCGCGATGAACGAGAAGACCCAGTTCGACAAGAACGACTTCCGCAACATCCTCCCGCGCTTCACACCGGAGGCGCTCAAGGCGAATCAGTCCTTCGTGGAACTGCTGGGCACCATCGCGCAACGGAAGAAGGCAACCCCGGCCCAGATTGCCCTGGCATGGCTTTTGGCGCAGAAGCCGTGGATTGTTCCCATCCCAGGGACGACGAAGCTCAAGCGCTTCGAGGAGAACATCGGGGCCGCCAACGTGGAGCTGACGCCGGGCGATCTCCGGGAGCTCGAGAGCGGCGCCTCGAAGCTCACGGTGCAAGGCGCTCGCTATCCCGAACACCTGGAGAGAATGACCGGCCGCTGA
- a CDS encoding Ig-like domain-containing protein, which translates to MYRILMVAWLGMLVACSKQEEFTGSLEFVSPVENSTLGERLTVQLQTAPAAAFIDLSLDGEIVARLSSPYTHELDLRQLADGAHELTAVAFFNVNGERPQLERRVSFTRDATAPKIVARWPQAGEPFTRACGIAAEFSEIIVPDSLSVTVRDGAGASVPASLVLLGGRKLLIFPAVPAALPTSWNISIMATDEFGNVLSEGPWGLEVPRLVEGLRPDSPGSSEMTIARSGSEIVMAYQEAVPGQETPAIAFGSLCKSGPAARVESNTGAVALATAPDGIAYAAHHGIHVHRLVNDVWGDPIATMPFSTWTWNVGLAIGPGGMMALGWQPAQEYRCQHAGRVVNGTLEELTGMPCGPESGLTTEPQVVVDGAGRPVFAWLERTAAGTASVRVVAWSPEGWVQLGESFPGIGYERPMLSVDAQGRPVVAYSSPANDGILVKVWTGTDWSDLPRLAAENWAFPKKLAVSGSTLFLAWEQPRAGGDFELRVSALGSGDTAWRTEAGPFDIIGPSHWGSVGLVTDQAGWSVLAWTNPASDGRYRIHTAWNNVSTR; encoded by the coding sequence GTGTATCGCATCCTGATGGTTGCCTGGCTGGGCATGCTCGTCGCCTGCTCGAAGCAGGAGGAATTCACCGGTTCGCTCGAGTTCGTCTCTCCGGTGGAGAACAGCACCCTGGGCGAGCGGCTCACCGTTCAGCTCCAGACGGCGCCTGCGGCGGCCTTTATCGACCTGTCTCTGGACGGCGAGATCGTCGCCCGCCTGTCCTCGCCGTACACCCATGAGCTCGATCTGCGGCAACTGGCCGACGGTGCCCACGAGCTCACCGCCGTCGCATTCTTCAACGTGAACGGCGAGCGCCCTCAGCTGGAGCGCCGTGTGAGCTTTACCCGCGACGCCACGGCCCCGAAGATCGTGGCGCGGTGGCCCCAGGCCGGTGAGCCCTTCACGCGGGCGTGTGGCATTGCCGCCGAGTTCTCGGAGATCATTGTTCCGGACTCCCTCTCCGTCACCGTTCGGGATGGGGCAGGCGCCTCCGTTCCCGCAAGCCTTGTGCTGCTCGGCGGCCGCAAGTTGCTCATCTTCCCTGCCGTGCCTGCCGCGCTGCCTACCTCCTGGAACATCTCGATAATGGCCACCGACGAGTTCGGCAACGTCCTGAGCGAAGGTCCCTGGGGGCTCGAAGTTCCTCGGCTCGTGGAGGGGCTGCGCCCCGACTCACCGGGCTCGAGCGAGATGACGATTGCGCGCAGCGGCTCGGAGATCGTCATGGCCTACCAGGAGGCTGTTCCCGGACAAGAGACTCCCGCGATTGCCTTTGGATCTCTCTGCAAGAGCGGCCCAGCCGCCCGCGTCGAGTCGAACACCGGCGCGGTGGCGCTGGCGACCGCGCCCGATGGCATCGCGTACGCCGCCCATCACGGCATCCACGTGCACCGGTTGGTGAACGACGTCTGGGGTGACCCCATCGCCACCATGCCGTTCTCCACGTGGACGTGGAATGTCGGGCTCGCGATAGGTCCGGGCGGCATGATGGCGCTTGGCTGGCAGCCGGCGCAGGAGTACCGCTGCCAGCATGCCGGCCGTGTGGTCAACGGAACGCTCGAGGAACTCACCGGGATGCCCTGCGGGCCCGAGAGCGGGCTCACCACGGAGCCGCAGGTGGTTGTGGACGGAGCGGGGCGGCCGGTCTTCGCGTGGCTCGAGCGGACCGCTGCCGGTACGGCCTCCGTGCGTGTCGTCGCCTGGAGCCCTGAGGGCTGGGTGCAGCTGGGGGAGTCCTTCCCGGGAATTGGCTATGAGCGACCCATGCTCAGCGTGGACGCGCAGGGGCGGCCCGTCGTGGCCTACAGCTCGCCTGCGAACGACGGAATTCTCGTGAAGGTGTGGACGGGGACGGACTGGAGCGATCTGCCCAGGCTCGCGGCGGAGAACTGGGCCTTCCCGAAGAAGCTCGCCGTGAGTGGCTCCACGCTCTTCCTGGCCTGGGAGCAACCCCGGGCCGGAGGGGACTTCGAGCTTCGGGTCTCTGCGCTCGGTTCAGGAGACACGGCCTGGAGGACCGAGGCGGGGCCGTTCGACATCATTGGCCCCAGTCACTGGGGCTCGGTCGGCCTCGTGACCGACCAGGCGGGATGGTCCGTTCTCGCATGGACCAATCCGGCGAGCGATGGCAGGTACCGCATCCACACGGCCTGGAACAACGTCTCCACCCGGTAA
- a CDS encoding Na+/H+ antiporter, translating into MDVFEIIIALLLAGAGLTALSKRIGTPYPAMVALAGAGLALVPGTPTLVLDPELALTLFVAPVLLDAAFDASLRDLRANWRTVTGLAIGAVALTIVVVAGVARLLVPGMPWAVAVALGAIVAPPDAAAATAVLKQLRPPHRLLVILEGESLFNDASALLIYRLAVGAALAGALSPAGVIPQLLVVTVGSGVLGWVLSRVIIELIARIEDVAIAVVCQFCGTFAVWLLAERLHLSGILTVVVFAMVSARRAADLTPARVRIPAYAVWEFAVFVLNVLAFILVGFQLKGILGRIDSSTLTEYAGIAAAVCIATILARFAWVSGAAAVSRWWCRLAADGTVARRDTVGLSRRAAVVVAWCGMRGTVTLAAALALPTGGSDGHAFPYRDLILFTAFSVVLGTLVVQGMTLRPLINALELKDDGSVEREVLLARVETLRAALAVTAELPGEEMAGLLRRRYEVMLRRAEAELAGGGHASPGAAAGDGHAFNADATIARRATTAERQRLLALRADGTIGDAAFQRVEQELDLEELDLQQLAPIGEAGASR; encoded by the coding sequence ATGGACGTCTTTGAGATCATCATTGCGTTGTTGCTCGCCGGAGCAGGACTCACCGCGCTGTCCAAGCGCATCGGGACTCCCTACCCGGCGATGGTGGCGCTCGCTGGGGCGGGCCTGGCGCTCGTTCCCGGCACTCCCACGCTCGTCCTGGATCCGGAGCTTGCACTCACGCTCTTCGTCGCGCCGGTGCTGCTGGATGCCGCGTTCGATGCGTCCCTGCGAGACCTCCGGGCGAACTGGCGGACCGTCACCGGCCTTGCCATCGGCGCCGTGGCCCTCACCATCGTCGTCGTCGCGGGGGTGGCCCGTCTGCTCGTGCCCGGCATGCCTTGGGCCGTCGCGGTCGCGCTCGGCGCGATCGTCGCGCCCCCTGATGCGGCGGCCGCCACCGCTGTGCTCAAGCAGCTCCGTCCGCCGCACCGGCTCCTCGTCATCCTCGAGGGAGAGAGCCTCTTCAACGATGCGAGCGCACTGCTGATCTACCGGCTCGCCGTCGGTGCGGCGCTGGCGGGCGCGCTGTCTCCGGCGGGGGTGATTCCTCAGCTCCTGGTTGTCACCGTGGGGAGCGGGGTGCTTGGGTGGGTGCTGTCACGGGTGATCATCGAGTTGATCGCGCGGATCGAGGATGTCGCCATCGCGGTCGTCTGCCAGTTCTGTGGGACGTTCGCGGTCTGGCTGCTCGCGGAGCGGCTTCATCTCTCCGGCATCCTCACCGTGGTCGTGTTCGCGATGGTGAGCGCCCGCCGCGCCGCGGATCTCACCCCGGCGCGCGTCCGGATCCCCGCGTACGCGGTCTGGGAGTTCGCCGTGTTCGTGTTGAACGTGCTCGCCTTCATCCTCGTGGGGTTCCAGCTCAAGGGGATCCTCGGCCGGATCGACTCGAGCACGCTCACCGAGTACGCCGGCATCGCGGCTGCGGTGTGCATCGCGACGATCCTCGCGCGGTTCGCATGGGTGTCGGGCGCCGCAGCCGTGAGCCGCTGGTGGTGCCGTCTAGCGGCGGACGGCACGGTGGCGCGCCGTGACACGGTGGGCCTGTCCAGGCGCGCTGCAGTGGTCGTCGCGTGGTGCGGCATGCGAGGGACCGTGACGCTCGCTGCCGCGTTGGCGCTTCCGACCGGCGGGTCCGACGGGCACGCTTTCCCCTATCGCGATCTGATCCTGTTCACCGCCTTCTCCGTCGTGCTCGGGACACTCGTCGTCCAGGGCATGACGTTGCGTCCCCTCATCAACGCGCTCGAGCTCAAGGACGATGGCTCGGTGGAGCGGGAGGTGCTGCTCGCGCGGGTCGAGACGTTGCGCGCCGCGCTCGCGGTCACGGCCGAGCTGCCTGGCGAGGAGATGGCAGGGCTGCTGCGCCGCCGGTACGAGGTCATGCTCCGGCGGGCCGAAGCGGAGCTGGCAGGCGGCGGCCATGCGTCTCCTGGGGCGGCAGCAGGTGACGGCCACGCGTTCAATGCTGACGCCACCATCGCGCGCAGGGCCACGACGGCCGAGCGGCAGCGGCTGCTCGCGCTGCGAGCGGATGGCACCATTGGTGACGCGGCTTTCCAGCGAGTCGAGCAGGAACTCGATCTGGAGGAGTTGGACTTGCAGCAGCTCGCCCCCATCGGGGAGGCAGGAGCCAGCAGATGA
- a CDS encoding RibD family protein yields MNRAKRPYVICHMVPSVDGRIVVTRWKLPASVTGEYERTAATFGADAWMIGRISMEPYAGKARIPARKDSRPIPRTDFIARRDAESYAIALDPSGKLTWKSSSIDDEHVIAVLTEQVSDDYLAFLQSKGVSYLFGGKTDLNLKRVLGKLTKEFGIRKLLLEGGGKINGSFLAADLIDELSVLVAPIADGAVGAPSLFDAKEGKGPARHLKLVSFEKRTGDLVWLRYTLKR; encoded by the coding sequence ATGAACAGAGCGAAGCGTCCCTACGTGATTTGCCACATGGTTCCCTCTGTCGATGGGCGGATCGTCGTCACGCGCTGGAAGCTCCCGGCCAGCGTCACGGGCGAGTACGAGCGGACAGCCGCGACCTTCGGCGCCGATGCGTGGATGATCGGCCGGATCTCGATGGAGCCCTACGCTGGGAAGGCCCGGATTCCGGCGCGCAAGGATTCGCGCCCGATTCCGAGAACGGACTTCATCGCGAGGCGTGATGCGGAGTCCTACGCCATTGCACTGGACCCGTCCGGCAAGCTCACCTGGAAGTCGAGCTCCATCGACGACGAGCACGTGATTGCAGTGCTCACCGAGCAGGTCTCGGACGATTACCTGGCCTTCCTTCAATCCAAGGGCGTCTCCTACCTGTTTGGCGGCAAGACGGACCTGAACCTGAAGAGGGTGCTCGGGAAGCTCACGAAGGAGTTCGGCATCCGGAAGCTGCTCCTCGAGGGGGGCGGGAAGATCAACGGCTCCTTCCTGGCTGCGGACCTCATTGACGAGCTGAGCGTGCTGGTGGCGCCCATCGCGGATGGGGCCGTGGGGGCTCCGTCGCTCTTCGATGCGAAGGAGGGGAAGGGACCCGCTCGCCACCTGAAGCTGGTCTCCTTCGAGAAGCGCACAGGCGACCTGGTCTGGCTGCGCTACACGCTGAAGCGCTGA
- a CDS encoding AraC family transcriptional regulator, giving the protein MPQRFTVTALVPLFLVQVAAKIGVDVSDLLARYGVDAEQLRAPDSRVPHEFLAALWEELPRRSGDEAFGLRLAQRLPHGTYDVLDHMMSHAPCLGDCYRGFMRYQRLIHDAGSFSMEEQGSVVRLMHIWRGPGVLSRHINEFILASLLLRGRAYLREEWVPLEVYFQHARPDDIREHQRMFRAPLHFGHPITELRFERHLLDRRLPVADPTLGPVLDRFARLLLEQLPVQEQFLDQVRRAILQNLSTGIPEAEPLARQLGLSKRSFFRRLQEQGTSYQRLVDDVRRKLTLHHLQEGKLSLSEIAFLLGFSEVSTFHRAFRRWTGQRPAEYRRALAGSLDAR; this is encoded by the coding sequence ATGCCTCAGCGCTTCACCGTCACAGCCCTCGTGCCACTCTTCCTGGTCCAGGTGGCCGCTAAGATTGGCGTCGACGTCAGTGACCTCCTGGCCCGATACGGGGTGGACGCGGAGCAGCTCCGCGCGCCCGACAGCCGGGTCCCGCACGAGTTCCTGGCCGCGCTCTGGGAGGAGCTGCCGCGCCGCTCGGGAGACGAAGCCTTCGGGCTCCGTCTCGCCCAGCGGCTGCCTCACGGGACCTATGACGTGCTCGACCACATGATGAGCCACGCGCCCTGCCTGGGGGACTGCTATCGCGGTTTCATGCGCTACCAGCGCCTGATTCATGACGCGGGCTCGTTCAGCATGGAGGAGCAGGGCTCGGTCGTGCGGCTCATGCACATCTGGCGCGGACCGGGGGTGCTTTCCCGGCACATCAACGAGTTCATCCTCGCGAGCCTGCTCCTCCGCGGGCGCGCGTATCTGCGGGAGGAGTGGGTGCCGCTCGAGGTCTACTTCCAGCACGCGCGGCCAGACGACATCCGCGAGCACCAGCGGATGTTCCGAGCCCCCCTGCACTTTGGCCACCCCATCACCGAGCTTCGCTTCGAGCGGCACCTGCTGGATCGGCGCCTGCCGGTGGCGGACCCCACGCTGGGCCCTGTGCTCGACCGGTTTGCCCGGCTGCTCCTCGAGCAGCTTCCCGTCCAGGAGCAGTTCCTCGATCAGGTGCGCCGCGCCATCCTGCAGAACCTGAGCACCGGCATCCCGGAGGCAGAGCCCCTGGCTCGCCAGCTCGGCCTGAGCAAGCGGAGCTTCTTCCGCCGGCTCCAGGAGCAGGGGACGAGCTACCAGCGGCTCGTCGACGATGTCCGCCGCAAGCTGACCCTGCACCACCTTCAGGAGGGCAAGCTCTCGCTGTCGGAGATTGCCTTCCTGCTCGGCTTCTCCGAGGTGAGCACCTTCCACCGGGCCTTCCGGCGCTGGACGGGACAGCGCCCCGCGGAGTACCGGCGCGCCTTGGCAGGCAGCCTCGACGCTCGCTGA
- a CDS encoding DUF533 domain-containing protein: protein MSREYPQEQLLAFVQAMANVAASDGRITEDERQQLDEIVLGMGLSPRDEQVAALIEQEFKKPSRFADIISKIEIRELRVSLLRMLVEVACADGEIAKEERASVKEAASTFGLDVSVADALIDWTLDSIKLEQREREIMSKLL, encoded by the coding sequence ATGTCGCGCGAGTACCCCCAGGAGCAGTTGCTGGCGTTCGTCCAGGCCATGGCCAACGTGGCGGCGAGCGATGGCCGCATCACCGAGGACGAGCGTCAGCAGCTGGATGAAATCGTGCTGGGCATGGGCCTGTCGCCCCGCGACGAGCAGGTCGCCGCGCTCATCGAGCAGGAGTTCAAGAAGCCCAGCCGCTTCGCCGACATCATCAGCAAGATCGAAATCCGCGAGCTGCGCGTCTCTCTGCTGCGCATGCTCGTCGAGGTGGCGTGCGCGGACGGCGAGATCGCGAAAGAGGAGCGCGCCTCGGTGAAGGAGGCTGCCAGCACCTTCGGTCTCGACGTGTCGGTCGCCGACGCGCTCATCGACTGGACGCTCGACTCGATCAAGCTCGAGCAGCGCGAGCGCGAGATCATGTCGAAGCTGCTCTAG